In Zingiber officinale cultivar Zhangliang chromosome 1A, Zo_v1.1, whole genome shotgun sequence, a genomic segment contains:
- the LOC122023874 gene encoding uncharacterized protein LOC122023874, whose amino-acid sequence MRVAVVGAGISGLAAAYTLVKAGVEVVLYEKEDYLGGHAKTVSVDGLLLDLGFMVFNRVTYPNMMELFESLGVEMEKSDMSFAVSLDDGKGYEWGSRNGFSSLFAQKANIFNPHFWQMIREIFKFKADVLRYLEELDNNPDKDHSETLEHFIRSHGYSELFQKGYLIPVCASIWSCPSEGVLRFSAYSVLSFCRNHHLLQLFGRPQWLTVKSRSQCYVDKIREELESRSCTIRTRCAVESVFSTDAGCCVVGEDCSKDIYDGCIISTHAPDALKFLGEQATSEEARILGAFQYVYSDIYLHHDKSFMPQNPAAWSAWNFLGTTQHGVCLTYWLNVLQNLHSTKLPFLVTLNPKRVPKHSLLKWCTSHPFPSVAASKASLKLENIQGKRRIWFSGAYQGYGFHEDGLKAGVAVANNVLNNDIVLLRNPKHMVPSLMECGARFLVTRFLANYIATGCVTLLEEGGNIYILEGATTNNTKKAILRVHNPLFYWKIATEVDIGLADAYINGYFSFVDKENGLLDLFLVLIANRDLRNSHGKSLRGWWTPLLVTAGVSSARYFFRHTLRQNTITQARRNISNHYDLSNGFFNLFLDETMTYSSAIFKTQNEDLKTAQLRKISLLIKKAQVEGKHEVLEIGCGWGSLAIEVVKQTGCRYTGVTLSQEQLTFAKRRAKEAGLEDCTNFILMDYRQLPKYHKYDRIISCEMIEAVGHEYIDDFFSCCESLLSTDGILVLQFISIPDQRYDEYRRSSDFIKEYIFPGGCLPSLNRITTGMATSSKLCIEHIENIGIHYYQTLICWRNNLLANKDKIIALGFDEKFVRTWEYYFVYCAAGFKSCTLEDYQIVFSRPGNIGAFGEPFKKQDDLLARLPPSINHGN is encoded by the exons ATGCGGGTGGCAGTGGTTGGTGCGGGGATCAGCGGGCTGGCGGCAGCCTACACACTAGTAAAGGCCGGCGTGGAGGTGGTGCTGTACGAGAAGGAAGACTACTTAGGTGGCCACGCAAAAACTGTTTCTGTGGATGGTCTCCTCCTCGACCTCGGCTTTATGGTTTTCAATCGG GTGACGTATCCCAACATGATGGAGCTGTTTGAGAGCCTCGGCGTGGAGATGGAGAAGTCGGATATGTCATTCGCTGTAAGCTTAGATGACGGCAAAGGATATGAATGGGGAAGTCGCAACGGCTTCTCCAGCTTATTTGCACAAAAGGCCAATATTTTTAATCCCCACTTTTGGCAAATGATTCGagaaattttcaaattcaaggcCGACGTCCTCAG GTACCTTGAGGAGCTCGACAACAATCCAGATAAGGACCATAGTGAGACACTAGAGCACTTCATCAGATCTCATGGTTATTCTGAGTTGTTTCAGAAGGGTTATCTT ATTCCAGTCTGTGCCTCTATCTGGTCATGCCCCTCCGAGGGAGTATTGCGTTTCTCTGCTTATTCTGTTCTTTCCTTCTGCCGCAATCACCACCTTCTTCAG CTATTCGGCCGTCCACAGTGGCTCACTGTCAAGTCACGTTCACAGTGCTACGTCGACAAG ATAAGAGAAGAATTGGAGAGCAGATCATGTACTATTAGAACAAGGTGTGCTGTGGAATCAGTTTTTAGTACTGATGCAG GATGCTGTGTGGTAGGAGAAGATTGTTCCAAAGATATATATGATGGATGCATAATTAGCACTCATGCGCCGGATGCTCTAAAGTTTTTGGGAGAGCAAGCAACATCTGAGGAAGCAAGGATACTTGGTGCTTTTCAATATGTATATAG TGACATTTATCTTCATCATGACAAAAGTTTCATGCCACAAAACCCAGCGGCATGGAGTGCTTGGAACTTTCTTGGGACAACACAACACGGTGTGTGCCTTACATATTGGTTAAATGTGTTACAG AATCTACATTCAACTAAACTACCATTTCTTGTAACTCTGAACCCCAAACGTGTCCCAAAACATAGCTTACTTAAATGGTGCACCAGCCATCCTTTCCCATCTGTTGCAGCCTCAAAAGCTTCCTTAAAGCTAGAAAATATACAAGGGAAAAGACGAATATGGTTCTCTGGAGCATACCAAG GTTATGGCTTCCATGAGGATGGACTGAAG GCTGGGGTTGCTGTTGCAAACAATGTGCTTAATAATGACATTGTTCTATTGAGAAACCCAAAACACATGGTACCGTCACTGATGGAATGTGGAGCGAGATTTCTTGTGACTAGATTTCTTGCGAATTACATTGCAACTGGTTGTGTAAC ATTGCTAGAAGAAGGTGGCAACATCTACATCCTCGAAGGAGCAACAACGAACAATACCAAGAAGGCTATTCTTAGAGTTCATAATCCATTGTTTTATTGGAAG ATCGCTACTGAGGTTGATATAGGCCTTGCAGATGCTTATATAAATGGGTACTTTTCATTTGTTGATAAAGAAAATGGTCTTCTGGATCTGTTTTTG GTTCTTATTGCCAACAGAGATCTGAGAAATTCCCATGGGAAGAGTCTAAG AGGTTGGTGGACACCATTACTTGTGACAGCAGGAGTTTCATCAGCAAGATACTTTTTTCGGCACACTTTGAGACAAAACACTATAACACAAGCACGCCGTAACATCTCTAATCATTACGATCTG AGCAATGGATTTTTTAATCTGTTCTTGGACGAGACAATGACTTATTCCTCTGCCATTTTCAAG ACACAAAATGAAGACTTGAAAACAGCACAGCTCCGCAAGATCTCTCTTTTAATTAAAAAG GCCCAAGTTGAGGGGAAGCATGAGGTTTTGGAGATTGGTTGTGGTTGGGGAAGTTTAGCAATCGAGGTTGTAAAGCAAACTGGCTGCAGATATACAGGAGTCACCTTATCTCAGGAGCAACTAACATTTGCCAAAAGAAGAGCTAAAGAAGCAGGACTTGAG GACTGCACTAATTTCATATTGATGGACTATCGTCAACTTCCAAAGTATCACAAATACGACCGAATCATCTCATG TGAGATGATTGAAGCAGTAGGCCATGAATATATAGATGACTTCTTCAGTTGTTGCGAGTCACTTTTATCTACAGATGGCATATTGGTCCTCCAG TTCATATCGATTCCAGATCAACGCTACGATGAATACAGGAGAAGCTCTGACTTCATCAAGGAGTACATCTTTCCTGGAGGATGCCTTCCTTCTCTGAACAGGATAACAACAGGGATGGCTACTTCATCTAAACTATG CATTGAGCACATCGAGAATATTGGCATCCATTACTATCAGACTCTCATATGCTGGAGGAACAATTTACTTGCAAACAAGGA CAAAATTATCGCCTTAGGATTTGATGAGAAGTTTGTGCGTACCTGGGAGTATTATTTCGTCTACTGTGCCGCTGGTTTCAAGTCATGCACGCTTGAAGATTATCAG ATTGTGTTCTCTCGTCCCGGTAATATTGGAGCTTTTGGGGAACCTTTCAAAAAACAAGACGATTTGCTCGCTCGTTTGCCCCCGTCAATCAATCATGGTAACTGA